Part of the Hippopotamus amphibius kiboko isolate mHipAmp2 chromosome 7, mHipAmp2.hap2, whole genome shotgun sequence genome, GGGtactaaataagaaagaaaatcaaggagGGGGACATAAAACAGATGCAGGAATTGAAAGACACTATGGTGgtcaagagatgaatggaaaaaaagatgtgataaatacatacaatggagtattactcagccataaaaaaaaaacaaaattctgccatttgcagcaacaaaggTGGACCCAGATAGCATTacgtttttgtgtttttttttaactttagtgtgtttatttatttttggccatgcagtgtagcttgcaggatcttagctcctgaccagggattgaaaccacaccctcagcagtgaaagtgtggagtcttagaccactggactgccagggaattcccagtattatgtttagtgaaataagtcagaaagagaaagacaaatactctattttatcacttataggtggaatctaaaaaataaaacaaacaaatgtatataacaaaacagaaacagaagattCACatatacagagaataaactggtggttaccagtgggcagagaaagggagaagggacAAGATAGAGGTGTGAGATTAAGAAAcacaaactgctatgtataaaataaataagcaacaatgatatattgcacagcacaggaaaatatcgccattattttgtattaactttaaatgaagtataatctataaaaatattcaatcactatgttgtacacctcaaactaacataacattgcagGTCACctacacttcaataaataaataaaaacaaatattgttttatCTTCAAAAAAAAGACACTACAGTGCCCTCCCCAAATCAGATTTTTTCCTTGGGAAATTGATACAGAAATATCACTTTTATTACAGAAAGATTATTAAGGGAGGGGCTTTTTAAGACAGGAAAAGGAGAGCTGTGTTTTGCTATAATGAATTTAAAACTTTGGACAGATACCTAGTTACAAATATTCTAAGAACAATGACATTGGGAATAAggctgaagaaattaaaaaatgcataagGAAGCCGGTTGCATGTCAATTACATAACAAATGTAGTTGAAGCTCTTAGAGTGAATTTCAGCAAGACATGGAGTACAAGGCAGAGCCCTAAGGAATCTCTATTATAACTACAGATAAGAAAGAAAGTACCttctaaagaaaaagtaaaccaaGCTCCAGGTCCATACATGAACCTGCTTTCAGAACTGCTCCCCACCAGAAGATCCACAGGGCCTTCAGACTCAACATAACCAACAATGGGTTCATCTTCTTCACTCTCTACTGTTTCCCCACTTGTATAAGTGGCACCACCATCCACCCAAACACCTCTGGCAGAAACCTGAGAGGTCTCCTATCTCtcctgagaagcctgtgcactgcaacaaagagtagcccccgagcgttgcaactagagaaagcctgtgtgcagcaatgaagacccaacacaaccaataaataattcttaaaaaaatttttttaaaaagcttgctcaaacaaacagaaaaaatttcaaaaagccaCCTCTTAGTTTCAGTTTCTTAGTTTAGTAGGGACTAAGACAGatacaaaagaaataagaatctaAAGAAGTAAACAAATTATAGCCAGAGTCAGATAAGAGGTAAGAATCAAAGCAATAAAATGTGGGTACCTGGAAACAGAGGGGCAACTGTAGTTTCTAAAGTAACTGAGAATAATATATATTGCCCAATCATTTGCttcacctcaattttttttttgcaataactcaaaatctgttaaataaatggatagaGGGATGAGGATAAGATCAAGTACTCATTAAGAAGATGaataaaaacaatacataaaatgACTATATCACAGAATGGAAATTTTTTCAAGAACTCCTGTAAAATTCCCTGAAAGCTTTGGTTAAACTCCCCcactaaaataaaggaaaaaaagacgtACTATTTCATTTTAGGTACACTATATgtagatttaaaaatacaattcagtAGGTGATCTTACTGGGTGTTAACTCCTTCATGCAAAGTATAACCTCAGAAGTTtgttaatagaaggaaagttaATGTATTTCTTTAGTGTTCAGTGGGagttgaagaagaaaagaaaacagaacttacTGTCCACGAGGATACCAACGGTGTTTAGTAGTAAAGAACATTTTGCTAAGTTGTTCTATCATGGGTCCTTGCTCTAAGTGTTCACCTTTTTCTTCTAATCTGGTTTTCAGCACTAGATCATGTGTTTCTTCATTATTCTTCATGGGATCTGGCCGAGGGATAGGCTACAAAATAATCAGCAATGATCAACATCAAAATGTAGGAATGTTAGCCAGCATCTGATTGAGTTAACAGTAAAATAATTAACACACTGAGTACTTCATCATAGTACCTAAACGTGGGTAAATAAATCATCAAAACAATTTCACTTAGTTGCACTATTCATTAaagaatcagaatttttttttccttttttgccgcCCTGtgcacagcatgtaggatcttagtttccagaccagggatccaatccatgtcccctgcagtggaagcacagagtcctaaccgctggactaccaggaaattccccaggaaaccttttcttttcatatcaaGTTTTGGGTTTCCTTTCTAATAATAAAGCTATTGGAAAGttgtttaaagttattttctccCAATAATAAAGTACTTATTACTTTAGTTTCTATTTCTCAAAACTATAAAttatgtccatttttttttaacttaaaagtttACAGTCTtttgtagggaacaaacatatggacaccaagtggggaaagtggggggggggacgTGGaggtggggatgaattgggagattgggattgccatatatatattactaataagaaaaaaaatcaaattgtacaatttaaatacatgcagtttattgtatgtcaattgcatctcaataaaagttcttaaagagaaagaaaagtttacaGTCTCTACCTTGCATATAATTAAAGTGAGATACAATGAAAAACCTTTAATTGAAATTGACATTTcttaggcttccctggtggtgcagtggttaaaaatccacctgccaatgcaggggacacgggttcaagccctggtccaggaagatcccacatgctgcagagcaactaagcccgtgctctagagcccacaagccacaactactgagcccacactccgcaactactgaagccctctcacctatagcccgtgctctacaacaagagaagccatcacaataagaagcctgagcactgcaatgaagagtagcccctgctctccccaactacagaaagcccatgtgcagcaacaaagacccaatgtagccaataaataaaaaataaaataaattttaaaaaatttttaaaaattgaaaatgacatttcttatatccaaaggaagcagaaaaattTCCAATGTTTTCATTTCAGGTGACTGAAATGACATCAACTGATGCTTTATGGTAATTTGAGtagtttttttcctccaaagacaTTAATTACTAAAAAATCTCATCTCCTCCCAACACATGAGTGAAATAACATATGCCCATCAGCAATGGTGGCTGACTATAGCCCTTAAAAATCAGTGTCTTGGAAAGTCAGgttatctatattttaaatattaagtgataatatatgtaacataagaTTGTAACATTGCCTTGCTTTACAAATACCATACATATGTATTACAACACAATGAAAACCTGAATTTACAATCAGAAAGGAAACAATTCAAACCCAAATGTTTACTTTCACACACTATTAATCACAACCAGCACATTCTACCACTGTATTGAGTGTTACagcatatattcatatttatttagtttatgtacatgaaaaaataaaacctctttaAAAGGCAATATATAAGTGCATGATGGTGGCACAACTGACTAAGtactacagaaatgcaaattaacaaaGATAGTGTGAACTAGAACAGGAGCCAAGTCAGAGCCTTGTCACAGAGTGCAGAATGAATTCCAGAAGGAATAACAAACATAAGTAAAGCGAAGTAGGTACAAACATAATAAACAGGTAATCTTAAAAAACGGACCTCGAGAAATCAGATTATGAAAGGCTTCCAAAGTTAGATTTAAGTGTAATAATTTGACAAAAGTAGAAATAAGGAACCACTTCATTAGTGTGGGagggaataagaaaaaagtataatgaAGAGGTTAAGAATTGGGCTTTGATGCCTTCCTAAATTGTTACAATGCTTTACCAAATCTGTGACTCCTAAATTAACACAAACCAGTGGtcaaatgtaaaacaatataGATTTACTGTAGGTTTTCAACCTTTTTTAGATTTATGCATGTGGACACTTTTGTAATGTTATTACAACCACCACAAaattagcttttttattttttacttattttatttttggccaggCCACGCAGCTTGCGGgttcttagttccatgaccagggactgaacccgtggcctcagcagtgaaagcacgaagtcctaaccactggactgccagggaattcctgaaattagctttttaaattgCAGACAGTAATGCATGTCAAACTAACATGTAGTGGCCTTTTCAAGGCCTAGTCCCAGGGAAAAGATTTTGTAGAGTATaggggagtgggaggaagggaaggaatactttttttatttaaagttaatttctgcacttttttcttaattatctgCATGAATAATAATGAGGAATATTTTGTGACTTTAATTGGTAAATATGTTAACAGAACCAAGTACTTaatcttttgggggaaaaaaagaattgggCTCTGGTCAATAAccactagctctgtgaccctgaaAGTAATTTAAGCTTCtaatttcctttctgtaaaatcTGAGGAGTAATCATCTATCTAACAAGGGTTtgatgaggattaagtgaaataataacaTGCTTAGCTGTCCTTTGGACTCTATGAGTTCAATAATGGCAGGTAGctattaacatttcttttaaggcctcaaagaggaaaaaagtgatataaatttatttaaagaaaaagtgcttcttagacatttaaggtaatttatAAGATCATCTCTTACACAGagtgaaatattaatatttaagtgTCTTTGCAAGTTACTATCAGACCCTGAGGGATACCAGCAAATGCTAGATTAGAGCCTATAGTTTTCTCCCTTTTAGGTTACTATACTTGTTGCTAAAGacgaaatgttttaaatattatcaaACAATTATTTTCAAGTGTTCATAAATGTTCATTGTCTCTCCTCCTATTTCGAAGCAGGCTCAATTCTAACATATTACAAATTCTCTCTGGTTTGTatgattaaaacattttcttttccaggcACACAGATAAAAGACACTGGAATTAATGGCTTCTTCAAAGTCTAAACCAAAAGTCTCTGCAGACTCCAAACTGATTTTTAGGCTGTATTTGATCTCCTTGATCAAACTTCAAAGAAAGGGTACATGAATATctcagtaaaaaggaaaaactaaaataaaactgaatgtcaactttaaaaaatattcagaactGTCATTCTGAATTTCCCTtgtttttcttaagaattttcaAATTTGACTTCTGAAATTTTCCACTAAATCAACCACTAAGAAGAATTTCCTAGTACTTacacttttactttatttttccaagTCATTATTTTTTGCCCCtggtttaaaatctttattttcctaaACCAGACATCCtaaattctagaaaaatatttttagttttaataaaacACATACCTGGCCAAAACAGAAAGAAGGATCTTTTACCTGGATCCATGGAAAATAATCAACAACTTTTAGATTCAAATGTAAATTACCAGAAAACCAAAGATACAAATCATCTTAACTTTCCTAAAGCCAGTGTCAGTAAGTATTTCTACATATGACTAGGATCTTTGTATACAGTATGCTTTCCAGGGCCTAGAGAATGAAGGAGCCCACTAGGGTTGCAGCTACTTCcttgggaaaagaaggaaatcaaatcTAAATTTTAAGTCATGTTTAAATATAGGTATTTAATGTTATGTACTATCTTCATGAAATTTGTAAATCTGGATTCAAAAAGGACATATTTTAACAACAACATGTTTTCAAGAATGTTTCTTATTGTAAATAAAGTCCAATCTATAATTTATTACTTGAGGAAAAATTTCCATGCTTCTCCATGTGACTATCTCTTAGTCTGAAAACAGAAAACCTTCAAGCATGAAGAGAGAGGACCAatttgttgattatttatttaatcaacaaatatttattgtacacCTACCAAGTACAGGTGTTATTccaggtgctgaggatacagcagggaacaaaacagacaagaccctgtcctcatggagcttacattttaatggagggaggcagaaaagcaagaaaatatacAGTGTGCCAGAAATCATAAATGCTAttgagaaaagcaaagcaaagaaggaCAGCAGGGATTCCAGGGACAGGGGTACTACTTTAAATGCAGTGGCCAAGGACGGTCTCTCTAGGTAACAAATAAGGAAAGATctaaagaaaagggaataaacTATGAGGATTTCTAGGAGGggggagcattccaggcagaggaggctGTAactacaaaggccctgaggcaggagcttcCTAAGTACCTACCTGAAAGAACAGTGGGGAGGTCAGTGTGGTAGCAGTAGAGTGATTATGTGTGAACCGATAGCAGTGATGTCCTAGACTAGAGAGAGGAATACTGAGAATATGGAAGAGAAGACAACTGACACAACAAAGGGAGtacaacaaacaaaagaagcagGGAGATGGGTATGTATGCAGGGGAGTGATTATGATGATGACCATGGAATCTATGCTAGGTAAGGACAGAAGTGAAAATATACGGAATACCTGAGGGACTGCAAAAAAGTGGTTCGATCAATTGACACAGATCTTAATGAGAGGATGAATAATTCTTGGAGCTGAAAACTAGGGAATGTTGGAGAGTGTGAGAGTACATCTAAAATCTTCAAAGAAGAATGGAGGGATGGGAGGGTGAGGAGAAGTGAATTGCAGGATGACAGAtgacagcaaaaaacaaaacaaaacaaagataagtagatgatggacttccctggtggtgcagtggttaagaatccacccaccaatgtagggcacatgggttcgatccctgggccgggaagatcccacatgccgcacagcaactaagcccacgcaccacaactactgagcctgcactctagaccccgcaagccgcaactaatgagcccacgtgccataattACTgtagcccacgcacctagagcccatgctacacagcaagagaagccatcatgGTGAGAAGCTagtgcaccataacaaagagtagcctctgctcaccacaaactagagaaagcccgcaggcagcaacgaagacccaacaaagccaataaataaataaacaaacaaagaaataaataaaaatttaaaacaacaacaaaaaacccaaagataAGTAGATGGTATGGTTTAATGATACAAACTACAAAGCTAGAAATCGTTAGTGAGGAGGAAAGATGATCTGGATATGACAGTGAAGAGCCACAGGGACACCTATTCCATCTCTAGGCTCAGTAGTAAAAGGGTAATTTAGGAGAGAAAAGTGCAACTACTTAAGAGTGCTagggaagggcttcctaggtggcgcagtggttaagaatccgcctgccaatgcagaggtcacgggttcgatcctagctccaggaagatcccacatgccgcggagcaactaagcccgtgtgccaaaaaacaaacaagagtgCTAGGGAAGCAATGGTAACAGGGTACAGCCAAGTTTCCGTTAGAGTCAGAAGGTGAAGGCAACATTCTGGAAGATGTTAAGGTTATAAGAGATTTTAATGATGATAGTAAGTTCTAAAAGTATAATGGAAAAGTTTTGAGAGTTGGGAAGGGTAGGAAAAGTGTCAGATTCAGGGATGCAAAAAGCCATATGGGGATAAGAGTCTCGATACTGAGAAATGACCACAGTCTTGGGCTTCCTGTTCTAACTGCTAAAACAGGGATAAAGCATATAACCAgaaatataacacaaaataaCAATGGAAGAAGGCACAATACAGTATGAGCTAGAGGTTTACAGGCCAAAAGTCAGTGATTTATACCTATTTTCTACACACTggccaaagaaatgaaataaaaaaggtaCTAGATTATTGCCTATGATATCTAGCTAGAATACAAAGCAGACAGACAAAATGGTGAGGTTaaaaagagaatacaaaataGCAAAATAACATTACTTTGTTTTGTCAAACCAGTACTCTGGCCctaatgatgatttttaaaaataggtaccACTAGATGGATGCATCATGTGATGAATTATCTAATTATTTTCTCCTCAAAAAGCAAATCAAACATTACCAAATATAGTAGAAAAAAGCTTAAAGGAATAAGAGGAAGcaattcatatataaaataataaaaagacttGGGTCAagttaaattgtattaaaaattaaaacaaaacttcCTTTATCTGGTGCCTGGCTTTtgaagaaatatggaaaaaattaaactagGCCACTTAAAATATATGCCCATGTGGGTCCATTAGAAAAAactaaccaaaaaaagaaaacattcaccaaacattaaaaagattatcaGAACAAACACAATATAAAAGTTATGAAACAGCACTCTAAAATACAAACTTTTTACAATTTATTAGATTGCAATATATAGTAGTATGGgacaatgtgttttaaaaatttatactagGTGTGTTTGATGCCGAGTCAGAAATCTACCAAATTTTAGACCAGAAAACTGATGCCATAATTGTGTTTAAATGATTCACTCTGtgtactggaaaaaaattttagagaaaaatgatgaaaagaaataagagaaaaaccaaaacagaaaaataaaaaagccaaaagaagatctaaaccaaataaagaaaatcaaacaattcCCTTCTCTTTGGATACTGTAAAGAAATGTGACTATTccaacagcaaattaaaaattagaagagaTTTTCTTAATACATACTTTTGTGTGCTCATATGGTACGTCCACAGAAGGGTGATAGCATACTATTGTCCTGCCATTAGATGTCAAGGCAAGCTCTACtttgctaaaaattaaaaaaaaaaaaaaaaagaatgttttagaAATAGAGTTCTACTGTATTCAAGGCAAAATGATTACTAGAGTTAAAAATTTGTTAATCACAAATCCCTGAAGAATAAATGCCATATCACTGAACTGGCAAACCAGGTACCCATATCACAGGGGACAACTCAGACCACCCCACAAAATACGCCAGCTTAACTATGACAACAAACCTTTACTACATTACCTGCTATTTTATctaaattatttgttttgttaaagTTATTTGTTTTCCAAATCTTTGGAGGAGATCGTCATATTCATTCATCACTATTAACAGAACTTCCTCTCTTTATCTAAAAGCTACCTTCAAAAGCTGTAACGCGATTACTTGAATTATTAAAGCTGAAGATCAGCAAAATACATAATCTTCCAGGTAAAGAATCACCTGAATGTCCAATCATAAAGATTGTAGCTGAGCACTTTTTGTAGACGAGCATTTCTCCAAGTGCCTTTGGCATAATGCAAAGCACATacaacagtggtccccaacctttttggcaccagggaccagttttgtgggaGACAATTTTTCCAGGGATGGGGGGctgggatggttcaggcggtaattcAATGGGGAATGATGGGGAGTGGCCGATGAAGCTTAGTTTGTTCGCTTGCCTGCGGCTCACCTTGTGCTGTGCAGGACTGCTGACAGATAAGACTCAATCTTTTCAGGTTCAAAAAGTGCTGCCTATTGCCTGTTAGTCTTATTTTATCACTGTCCTAATACTTACTAAACTTACAGTTAAAAATGGTGTcaagagggaagaaaatgtaTGTTTACTAAAATTCACAATAAAAACAATGTAGCTTAAGAAAATATGTTGTAGTTTCTGCACATAAGACTCAGCTATAAAGGACAACATTCATTCATGTTATTCCTAGTTCTTAGCATACTGACTAGAACTGAATAAGTACCAATTAAATTGTGGTTGAATTAAATACTTGTAATTTAGGATTATTCAATGTCAACAAAAGATAAGATAAATAACTGCTTAAGCTAATAGATATGCACCCtgagagaaaaccataaaaagtAACCAACTTTTCCAAAAAGCTAAAGAATGCTTCAGGAAGAAAAGACAGCATTTCTATTAGCATGTCTGTCTTAGAACAAATGAATTATTCACTGAAACACAAtgataatgatttttatttaagcCATTTATAAGCCCAGACACTGGGTAAATAAGatcactgaaataatttttaaatacgaaattaaagaaa contains:
- the MRPL42 gene encoding 39S ribosomal protein L42, mitochondrial, with product MMALAAVKWAISSRTILKHLFPIQNGALYFVCHKSTYSSLPDDYNCKVELALTSNGRTIVCYHPSVDVPYEHTKPIPRPDPMKNNEETHDLVLKTRLEEKGEHLEQGPMIEQLSKMFFTTKHRWYPRGQYHRRRRKLNPPKDR